A single region of the Agromyces sp. Leaf222 genome encodes:
- a CDS encoding BlaI/MecI/CopY family transcriptional regulator produces the protein MASLGELERSVMEVLWNSHADVTANELRDALVLRPDSSGRAVATTTVLTVLSRLERKGFVTRSRDQRPHRYRALLSREEHTAELMHEVLDRSSDRDAALARFVGTVSDREAATLRRLLDELAHH, from the coding sequence ATGGCGAGTCTTGGCGAGTTGGAGCGCTCCGTGATGGAGGTGCTCTGGAACAGCCACGCCGACGTGACCGCGAACGAGCTCCGCGACGCCCTGGTGCTGCGACCCGACTCCAGCGGGCGCGCCGTCGCGACCACCACGGTGCTGACCGTGCTCTCCCGGCTCGAGCGCAAGGGGTTCGTCACCCGCTCCCGCGACCAGCGACCCCACCGCTACCGCGCCCTGCTCTCCCGAGAAGAGCACACCGCCGAACTCATGCACGAGGTGCTCGATCGCTCGAGCGATCGCGATGCCGCGCTCGCCCGCTTCGTCGGCACCGTGAGCGACCGGGAGGCCGCGACCCTGCGGCGCCTCCTCGACGAACTCGCGCACCACTGA
- a CDS encoding cytochrome ubiquinol oxidase subunit I, translating to MNDLLDPLLLARWQFGLTTVYHFLFVPITIGLATSTAVFQTAWFRTGKAEYLRITRFFGNIFLINFAMGVVTGIVQEFQFGMNWSEYSRFVGDVFGAPLAMEGLLAFFFEATMIGLWIFGWDKLPRGIHLATIWATAVGTILSAYFILAANAFMQNPVGYEMSGDGGRAELVDIGALLTNRVVLAAFPHTIAASFMVAAGLIISAAAWHLARNRNLETMRPALKYGLWLMIGSGVLTTLFGDQLSLAMVATQPMKMAAAEATFDTVCGADASFSIFTLGTPDGSSELFSIRIPYLLSFLSTHTFDGCVEGINDLQAQYTEQFGPGDYAPILWVTYWAFRWMIGLGLLHVVIAVVGLWVTRKGRMPKQAWIWKVAIWSFPLSLLAMSVGWVFTEMGRQPWIVFSLMKTESGVSPYVTGLDVLISLVAFTLIYGILAVVEVRLIIQAIRKGPPEVGDPDPETGKIEPATTVY from the coding sequence GTGAACGACCTGCTCGATCCGCTGCTGCTGGCCAGATGGCAGTTCGGCCTCACGACCGTCTACCACTTCCTCTTCGTTCCGATCACGATCGGCCTCGCTACCAGCACGGCCGTCTTCCAGACGGCGTGGTTCCGCACCGGCAAGGCCGAGTACCTGCGCATCACGCGGTTCTTCGGCAACATCTTCCTCATCAACTTCGCCATGGGCGTCGTCACCGGCATCGTGCAGGAGTTCCAGTTCGGCATGAACTGGTCGGAGTACTCACGTTTCGTCGGCGACGTGTTCGGCGCCCCGCTCGCGATGGAGGGCCTGCTCGCCTTCTTCTTCGAGGCGACGATGATCGGCCTGTGGATCTTCGGCTGGGACAAGCTGCCCCGCGGCATCCACCTCGCCACGATCTGGGCGACCGCGGTCGGCACCATCCTGTCGGCGTACTTCATCCTCGCCGCCAACGCGTTCATGCAGAACCCGGTCGGCTACGAGATGAGCGGCGACGGCGGCCGCGCCGAACTCGTCGACATCGGCGCGCTGCTCACCAACCGTGTCGTGCTCGCCGCGTTCCCGCACACGATCGCCGCGAGCTTCATGGTCGCCGCCGGCCTCATCATCAGCGCCGCGGCCTGGCACCTCGCCCGCAACCGGAACCTCGAGACCATGCGGCCTGCGCTCAAGTACGGCCTTTGGCTCATGATCGGCTCCGGGGTGCTCACGACGCTCTTCGGCGACCAGCTCAGCCTCGCGATGGTCGCGACGCAGCCCATGAAGATGGCCGCGGCCGAGGCGACGTTCGACACGGTCTGCGGGGCCGACGCGTCGTTCTCGATCTTCACCCTCGGCACTCCAGACGGCTCGAGCGAGCTGTTCTCGATCCGCATCCCGTACCTGCTCTCGTTCCTGTCGACCCATACGTTCGACGGCTGCGTCGAGGGCATCAACGACCTGCAGGCGCAGTACACCGAGCAGTTCGGCCCCGGCGACTACGCGCCGATCCTGTGGGTGACGTACTGGGCGTTCCGCTGGATGATCGGCCTCGGCCTGCTGCACGTCGTGATCGCGGTCGTCGGTCTCTGGGTCACTCGAAAGGGTCGCATGCCGAAGCAGGCATGGATCTGGAAGGTCGCCATCTGGAGCTTCCCGCTCTCGCTGCTCGCGATGAGCGTCGGCTGGGTCTTCACCGAGATGGGGCGGCAACCGTGGATCGTCTTCAGCCTCATGAAGACCGAGTCGGGCGTCTCGCCGTACGTCACCGGGCTCGACGTGCTCATCTCGCTCGTCGCGTTCACCCTGATCTACGGAATTCTCGCGGTCGTCGAGGTGCGGCTCATCATCCAGGCGATCCGCAAGGGGCCGCCAGAGGTGGGCGACCCCGACCCCGAGACCGGCAAGATCGAACCCGCGACGACGGTGTACTAG
- the cydB gene encoding cytochrome d ubiquinol oxidase subunit II, which produces MDLATLWFWIVAFLFVGYFVLDGFDFGVGMSLPFLGKDDTDRRVLINTIGPVWDLNETWVIVAGAALFASFPEWYATLFSGFYLALLLILLALIARGVSFEYRHKRPDSRWKSWFDGMIVVGSAVPALLWGVAFANIVAGVPLDADHNFTGNLFTLLNPYALLGGLTTLLLFFTHGVVFASLKTEGDLRERAQRLATRSGLITIVVAASFLLWTGLAFGTFWFWVFAAIAALCLIGGWLMNLRGAEGIAFTLLAVTIATAVLALFSALFPDVMPASNDPANSLTIENASSTEYTLTVMTWVAVFTLPIVLLYQGWTYWVFRKRVTRASVEAAAH; this is translated from the coding sequence ATGGATCTCGCAACACTCTGGTTCTGGATCGTCGCGTTCCTCTTCGTGGGGTACTTCGTGCTCGACGGATTCGACTTCGGCGTCGGCATGTCGCTGCCGTTCCTCGGCAAGGACGACACCGATCGTCGCGTGCTCATCAACACCATCGGCCCGGTGTGGGACCTCAACGAGACCTGGGTCATCGTCGCGGGCGCCGCCCTGTTCGCGTCGTTCCCCGAGTGGTACGCCACGTTGTTCTCCGGGTTCTACCTCGCGCTGCTGCTAATCCTGCTCGCCCTCATCGCCCGCGGCGTCTCGTTCGAGTACCGGCACAAGCGCCCCGACTCGAGGTGGAAGTCGTGGTTCGACGGCATGATCGTCGTCGGTTCGGCCGTGCCCGCCCTGCTCTGGGGCGTCGCCTTCGCGAACATCGTGGCGGGCGTTCCGCTCGACGCCGACCACAACTTCACGGGCAACCTGTTCACGTTGCTGAACCCGTACGCCCTGCTCGGCGGACTCACGACCCTGCTGCTCTTCTTCACCCACGGCGTGGTGTTCGCGTCGCTGAAGACCGAGGGAGACCTGCGCGAGCGAGCCCAGCGCCTCGCGACCCGCTCCGGCCTCATCACGATCGTCGTCGCGGCCTCCTTCCTGCTCTGGACCGGCCTCGCCTTCGGCACGTTCTGGTTCTGGGTCTTCGCGGCGATCGCCGCGCTCTGCCTCATCGGCGGATGGCTCATGAACCTCCGCGGCGCCGAGGGCATCGCCTTCACGCTGCTCGCGGTGACCATCGCGACGGCCGTGCTCGCGCTCTTCTCGGCGCTGTTCCCCGATGTCATGCCCGCCTCGAACGACCCGGCCAACAGCCTCACGATCGAGAACGCGTCGAGCACCGAGTACACGCTGACGGTCATGACGTGGGTCGCCGTGTTCACGTTGCCGATCGTGCTGCTCTACCAGGGCTGGACGTACTGGGTGTTCCGCAAGCGCGTCACGCGGGCCTCCGTCGAGGCTGCCGCGCACTGA
- a CDS encoding M56 family metallopeptidase, translating to MIVAAVALGALAVALAWPVPMALSRAAWPSQSPALALALWQAIALAGALSMIGSLLAFGASPAGSLAAAVDHLVPAALHGEIPAEYAVVHLASITLAIGLAVHLLLNLGLTAVRAERERRRQHQLIALLGDPMPGVPRTRILAHPEPLAYCVPGIRTATVLTDGLVDALEPDELAAVIAHERAHLDQFHHLVLLSFRAWHSALPWFPIANRAERAVTLLTEMLADDDARREVGDDALRSAIVLVGSAGEPGAYADSGGIAPDQAMLTSRLARLGVIP from the coding sequence ATGATCGTCGCCGCCGTCGCGCTGGGGGCGCTCGCCGTGGCCCTCGCCTGGCCCGTGCCGATGGCGCTCTCGCGCGCCGCGTGGCCTTCGCAGTCGCCTGCCCTCGCCCTCGCGCTCTGGCAGGCGATCGCCCTTGCCGGCGCACTGTCGATGATCGGCTCGCTGCTCGCGTTCGGCGCCTCCCCCGCCGGCTCCCTCGCCGCCGCCGTCGATCACCTCGTGCCGGCCGCCCTGCACGGCGAGATCCCCGCCGAGTACGCGGTCGTGCACCTCGCCTCCATCACGCTCGCCATCGGGCTCGCGGTGCACCTGCTCCTGAACCTCGGGCTCACGGCCGTCCGGGCCGAACGCGAACGTCGGCGCCAGCACCAGCTCATCGCCCTCCTCGGCGACCCGATGCCCGGCGTGCCGCGCACGCGCATCCTCGCCCACCCCGAGCCCCTCGCGTACTGCGTCCCCGGCATCCGCACGGCGACGGTGCTGACCGACGGCCTCGTCGACGCGCTCGAGCCCGACGAGCTCGCCGCCGTCATCGCGCACGAACGCGCGCACCTCGACCAGTTCCACCACCTCGTGCTGCTCTCGTTCCGCGCCTGGCACAGTGCGCTGCCCTGGTTCCCCATCGCGAATCGCGCGGAACGCGCAGTCACCCTGCTCACCGAGATGCTCGCCGACGACGACGCCAGGCGCGAAGTCGGCGACGATGCGCTCCGCTCCGCGATCGTGCTCGTCGGCAGCGCCGGCGAGCCGGGCGCCTACGCGGACTCCGGCGGCATCGCCCCCGATCAGGCGATGCTCACGTCGCGGCTCGCGCGCCTCGGGGTCATCCCCTAG